Proteins encoded in a region of the Planococcus citri chromosome 1, ihPlaCitr1.1, whole genome shotgun sequence genome:
- the LOC135831834 gene encoding metabotropic glutamate receptor 3-like, giving the protein MKILKIFQPFVIVIAFTIHHIFFVTLTSSKMPFGISNLMYDEKTKDIKNESYLISPFTGVYSRSDEFPNTYNASKKSRIPFVDFFGQLFIGKTKSKEKLQRIKSMKSTSDFMHRNYKKNRLYHGTSITQRKASAIVPIHRKRTKSNRLLKKFHHDFRHMHKKSMNIDRSYVMKRNDQFLKNKTQQTDSLSDGHGRKIGFSKNRFKRTTVQGNFKPYMTRNGDQFDLSKEHRSFEYKIKDGNASSKNSTVTNTTDTSTSYVVGVTTENAYNLLMVSHFQSFDSTLYSSGNDTTAAAAADADVPKKNTNIISHSISPAVPVSGNFVKRDAVNFSSSFNAPYASPEKIIMKWPIKRVVSVEGDVIIGGLMMVHSRGEGDKLCGPIMAQGGVQALEVMLYTLKMINKDPHMPFKIGAHILDDCDTDTYGLEMALDFIKANLHYLDNSVNDSQCSQVTKPIWGVVGAPSSITSIQVSNLLRLFKIPMISPFSTSPELSNKHKYDYFCRTIPSDYYQVQVIAKIIDQLKWTYVSVIYEESNYGIKGLEELEKVLNERKICIAIKEKVLKDSGVPNEAFYDKVVAKLLTKPLARGVIVFASDQEVAGIMRAVKRLNITNRFSWIGSDGWSARDLVSDGNEEVVEGTISVQPQAKPVKGFSDYFFKRSYEEHTNPYFAEYWESRFECRLPFVPVTPFNVNFKKSCHSNLYLEVNSVEIENQLQFVHQATCGFCHALISMHADLCGKNVKGVCDKMWKSRGSLFLEYIKKVNFTDFSGDEFQFDENCDGPARYNIVHYKQTSPRVFKWIKVGNYENGELILNLEELQFKINETEMPASSCSEVCKKGEVKKYINGDKCCWKCNACSKYEVVLPSDETECKRCKLGTKPDKDQKSCIDLEAVHVRNEFYKLSIISSTAFGFFNVVTTITVYMCNFNTAIVRASSREAQVLVLVGALFLHANAYSFLLDPDEVVCSMQSYFSGIGYVLIYGTLFWKSYRIVRIFDLSSHYKNMNSSAFILLVLGLCCIQKIKSVIWTYFIDPRKVTFHFRDKDTKIKLCSAFTTLEIGYFIAYLFPLTSIILCYSRTKKITNTPKIFNDSPQIFFSIRFTIISWIAMLIMHFMTSDILLRENVVALVTNFNGIVIVFALFYRSMFIILFRPQLNTREYLRASRANHTMKSSQNDDSQQRETISQLMINEFSGECSYNHVVERDDSSVHIFTPVDNPHNRREISVQVSEPFLNSKISKSVSFRPKKRTLSLSHINDIAVFQEENPSSCIAHCDISITQHASESKLPRIEVGLHDNNSNSRESQSSSYESINNKETHNSNSSTTKSNQKAEVDSLEEIDEKNNKKCNSNEKFSSDESVHEMFVQEKPTEEDAQDYGILDDEEINDLSTPENNGRTHTKKHDSHPDSDIVYFKVVACAESISTTKLQYMNPIK; this is encoded by the exons atgaaaattttaaagattttccaACCTTTCGTCATTGTAATTGCTTTTACAattcatcacatttttttcgtaaCATTAACAAGCTCTAAAATGCCTTTTGGAATTTCCAACTTGATgtatgatgaaaaaacaaaagataTAAAGAACGAGTCGTATTTAATTTCACCCTTTACCGGTGTTTATAGTAGGTCGGATGAATTTCCGAATACGTACAATGCGAGTAAAAAGTCGAGGATTCCTTTTGTGGATTTTTTCGGCCAGCTTTTTATCGGTAAAACGAAATCGAAAGAGAAATTACAACGCATTAAAAGCATGAAAAGTACGTCCGATTTCATGCatcgaaattataaaaaaaataggttataCCATGGCACGAGTATTACGCAGCGAAAAGCATCTGCTATTGTTCCTATTCACCGAAAACGAACCAAAAGCAATcgacttttaaaaaagttccaCCACGATTTTCGACATATGCACAAAAAGTCCATGAATATCGATCGTTCGTATGTGATGAAACGAAacgaccaatttttaaaaaacaaaacccaACAAACTGACAGTCTATCCGACGGACACGGaagaaaaattggtttttctaAGAATCGATTCAAAAGAACCACCGTACAAGGAAATTTCAAACCGTATATGACACGAAATGGAGATCAATTTGATCTGTCTAAAGAGCATCGTTCTTTCGAATATAAAATTAAAGATGGTAATGCGAGCTCGAAAAATTCCACCGTAACGAATACCACAGATACATCAACCAGTTACGTGGTAGGTGTCACCACGGAGAATGCTTACAATTTGCTGATGGTTTCgcattttcaaagtttcgatTCGACTTTGTATTCATCTGGTAATGATAcgaccgccgccgccgccgcagACGCCGACGTACCGAAGAAAAATACGAATATCATTTCTCATTCAATTAGCCCGGCTGTTCCGGTATCCGGAAATTTTGTGAAACGTGATGCtgttaatttttcttcatctttcaaCGCTCCATACGCGAGccctgaaaaaataataatgaaatggcCAATAAAACGAGTAGTTTCGGTCGAAGGCGACGTTATCATAGGCGGTTTAATGATGGTTCATTCGCGCGGCGAAGGGGACAAATTATGCGGACCCATAATGGCTCAAGGAGGGGTGCAAGCTTTAGAAGTAATGCTGTatactttgaaaatgattaataaaGATCCGCATATGCCTTTTAAAATAGGTGCCCATATACTGGACGATTGTGACACTGATACTTACGGATTGGAGATGGCTTTAGATTTCATTAAAG CAAATTTACATTATTTGGATAACAGTGTAAATGATTCTCAATGTTCGCAAGTGACAAAACCGATTTGGGGTGTAGTTGGTGCCCCTTCCAGTATAACATCCATTCAAGTATCGAATTTGCTGCGTTTATTCAAAATACCGATG ATTTCGCCATTTTCTACCAGTCCAGAATTGAGTAATAAGCATAAATACGACTATTTCTGTCGCACGATACCTTCGGATTATTATCAAGTTCAAGTGATAGCGAAGATAATAGACCAACTGAAATGGACCTACGTGTCTGTGATTTATGAAGAATCGAATTACGGTATAAAG GGACTGGaagaattggaaaaagttttgaacGAACGTAAAATTTGCATAGCGATCAAAGAGAAAGTATTGAAAGATTCAGGCGTTCCAAACGAAGCTTTTTATGATAAAGTGGTGGCAAAACTGTTGACTAAACCGTTAGCTAGAg GAGTAATCGTTTTTGCTTCGGATCAAGAAGTAGCCGGAATAATGAGAGCTGTGAAGCGTTTAAATATAACGAATAGATTTTCATGGATTGGATCGGATGGCTGGAGTGCTAGAGATTTAGTTTCTGATGGAAACGAAGAAGTCGTAGAAGGTACGATTTCTGTCCAACCACAGGCTAAACCTGTTAAAGgtttttcagattattttttcaaacgttcttATGAAGAACACACCAATCCATATTTTGCTG aatACTGGGAAAGTCGTTTCGAATGTCGATTGCCATTTGTACCAGTTACGCCTTTTAACGTTAATTTTAAGAAATCATGTCATTCTAATTTATACCTCGAAGTCAATAGCGTTGAAATTGAGAATCAGTTGCAATTTGTGCACCAAGCCACGTGCGGATTTTGTCATGCTTTAATCAGCATGCATGCAGATCTATGCGGAAAGAATGTAAAAGGAGTTTGTGACAAGATGTGGAAAAGTAGAGGGTCGCTATTTTTGGAGTACATTAAAAAAGTTAATTTCACTG ATTTTTCTGGcgatgaatttcaatttgatgaaaattgtgatGGACCTGCTCGTTATAACATTGTTCATTACAAACAGACTTCCCCTCGGGTATTTAAATGGataaaagttggaaattacGAAAATGGAGAATTAATCCTGAATTTAGAAG AactacaatttaaaattaatgaaacggAAATGCCAGCATCTTCCTGCAGCGAAGTTTGCAAAAAAGGAGAAGTAAAGAAGTACATAAACGGAGATAAATGTTGTTGGAAATGCAACGCTTGTTCAAAATATGAA GTTGTGTTACCATCGGATGAAACGGAATGCAAACGATGTAAACTAGGCACAAAACCAGATAAAGATCAGAAATCGTGTATTGATTTGGAAGCAGTTCATGTTAGAAACGAATTTTATAAGCTATCCATAATTAGCAGCACAGCCTTTGGGTTTTTCAATGTTGTGACCACTATAACGGTTTATATGTGTAATTTCAATACTGCTATTGTAAGAGCATCTTCGAGAGAAGCTCAAGTATTGGTATTAGTGGGCGCATTGTTCTTACACGCCAACGCATATTCCTTTTTATTAGATCCAGATGAAGTTGTTTGCTCAATGcaaag CTATTTTAGTGGAATTGGATATGTATTGATTTATGGAACATTATTCTGGAAGTCATATCGAATAGTTCGTATTTTCGATTTGTCTTCtcattataaaaatatgaatagcTCAGCGTTTATTTTATTGGTTTTGGGATTATGTTGTATTCAG aaaataaaatctGTCATATGGACTTACTTCATAGATCCCAGAAAAGTGACCTTCCATTTTCGTGATAAAGAtaccaaaataaaattgtgtTCAGCTTTCACTACATTAGAAATAGGATACTTCATAGCTTATTTATTTCCATTAACGAGTATTATACTTTGTTACTCgcgaactaaaaaaataaccaatacACCTAAAATCTTCAACGATTCTCCTCAAATAT TTTTTAGTATTAGATTCACAATTATTTCCTGGATCGCGATGCTGATAATGCATTTTATGACATCAGACATACTTCTCCGAGAAAATGTCGTCGCTCTCGTTACCAATTTCAATGGAATTGTAATTGTCTTTGCGCTATTCTACAGATCT atgTTCATCATATTATTCCGTCCGCAACTGAATACCAGAGAATACCTTCGAGCTTCTCGTGCCAATCACACAATGAAATCTTCGCAAAATGACGACTCCCAGCAAAGAGAAACCATATCTCAGTTaatgataaatgaattttctggAGAATGCTCTTACAATCACGTTGTCGAACGAGATGACTCCAGCGTCCATATTTTTACGCCCGTCGATAACCCACATAATCGAAGAGAAATCAGTGTTCAAGTTTCAGagccatttttaaattcaaaaatatcaaaaagtgtatcatttaggccaaaaaagaGAACATTGTCTCTTAGTCATATTAATGACATTGCTGTTTTCCAAGAAGAAAATCCGAGTTCATGTATAGCTCATTGTGATATAAGTATAACGCAACATGCGAGTGAATCCAAATTACCGCGTATTGAAGTAGGCCTACACGATAATAACTCGAATAGTAGAGAATCACAATCATCTTCCTACGAAAGTATCAATAATAAAGAAACACACAATTCCAATTCTTCAActacaaaatcaaatcaaaaagcaGAAGTCGATTCCCTtgaagaaattgatgaaaaaaacaataaaaaatgcaatagcaatgaaaaattctcttctGATGAAAGTGTTCATGAAATGTTTGTTCAAGAAAAACCGACAGAGGAAGATGCCCAAGACTACGGAATATTAGATGACGAGGAAATTAACGATTTAAGCACTCCAGAGAATAACGGCCGTACTCatacaaaaaaacacgattcCCATCCAGATTCTGACATAGTTTATTTTAAAGTGGTAGCTTGTGCGGAAAGTATAAGTACGACGAAATTACAATATATGAACCCTATTAAGTAA